AACCCGAAGAATCGGGATTCAGATTAGCCGTGAATCACGACAAGCAACGCTTTCGCTTCGCCTTTGCCTGCGTTGCGAATCGCATGCGGTTCGTCGGCGACGTAGCGCGCGGTGTCGGCGGCTTTCAGGCGCTTCGTCGTTCCCGCCGCGTCGATATCGATCACACCGTTCAGCACCGTCAAATGCTCACGCGTCCCCGGCTCGTGTGCATTCGAAACGAGTGCGCCGCCCGGCTGCAACGTCAATTCGTACCATTCGAATTTGCCGGCGAGTTCGATCGGTCCCCAGACGCGCAACTGATATTTCGCTTCGTGGCCGCTCAACGTCGGAATCTCATGCGGACCGGAAACCGCAATCGGATCCGGAGCCTTCTGCGGTGCGAACAGCGAATCGAGACTCACACCCAACGCATTCGTGAGCCGCCACGCGACGGCGATCGTCGGATTCGCCTTATCGCGTTCGATTTCCGACAACATCGATTTCGACACGCCCGCCGCGCGCGACAAATCGTCGAGCGTCATCTTGCGTTCACTGCGCAGGCGCTGGATTTGCTCGCCAACACGCGGCGGAACCGAAACAGACTGCGCCGCCGTCGCTGCCGTACCCGACGAACTCTTGCGCATTCCCGAACTTGCCATTTCCTGACCTATCGTTTAGAGTTGTTCGACATATCGAACTTTAGTTCGAAAAAACGAAAATATCCGATAAAACTGACAGCCGACTATAACAGGCGGCCGCGCCTCGTGGTGCGGCGCGAAGCCGGCCATTCAAGGAGCCGTTTCATGCGTGATCCCTTCCTCGCGCATCTGCGCAGCACGCTCGACCAGATTCGCGCCGATGGTTTTCATAAGACCGAGCGCGTGATCGCGAGTCAGCAATCGTCCGATATTCAGCTGGAGAGCGGCGCAGACGTCCTGAACTTCTGCGCGAACAATTATCTCGGGCTCGCCAACGACGCCCGCCTGATCGCCTCAGCAAAAGACGGGCTCGACAAGGACGGCTTCGGCATGGCGTCGGTGCGATTCATCTGCGGCACGCAGACCGTGCACAAAGAACTCGAGCGCGCGCTGTCCGCATTCCTGAAGACGGACGATTGCATTCTGTATTCGAGCTGCTTCGACGCGAACGGCGGCCTGTTCGAAACGCTGCTCGACGATAACGACGCGATCATCAGCGACGAACTGAATCACGCGAGCATCATCGACGGCGTGCGGCTGTCGAAGGCGAAGCGCTACCGCTACAAGAACAACGACCTCGGCGATCTCGAAGCGAAGCTGCGCGAAGCCGATGCGGCGGGCGCGCGCTTCAAGCTGATCGCGACGGACGGCGTGTTTTCGATGGACGGCATCATCGCCGATCTCGCAGGCATCTGCGATCTCGCGGACCGCTACGGCGCGCTCGTGATGGTCGACGATTCGCACGCGGTCGGCTTCATCGGCGAACATGGACGCGGCACGCCCGAACATTGCGGCGTGCTCGATCGCGTCGACATCATCACGGGCACGCTGGGCAAGGCGCTCGGCGGCGCATCGGGCGGCTACGTCGCGGCGCGCCAGGAAATCGTCGATCTGTTGCGTCAGCGCTCGCGTCCTTATCTGTTCTCGAACACGCTCACGCCGAGCATCGCGGCTGCATCGCTGACCGTGCTCGAACTTCTCGCAAGCGACGAAGGCAAGCAACTGCGCGAATGCGTGCGCGCGAACGGCGCGCACTTCCGTCAGGCGATGAGCGCGCACGGCTTCACGCTCGTGCCCGGCGAACATCCCATCATTCCCGTGATGCTCGGTGACGCGCAACTCGCGTCGAACATGGCGGATGCGCTGCTGAAAGAAGGCGTGTACGTGATCGGCTTTTCGTATCCCGTCGTGCCGAAGGGCCGCGCGCGCATTCGCACGCAGATGAGCGCCGCGCACACGGCAGAACAGATCGATCGGGCCGTCGACGCATTCGCGCGCGTCGGCCGTTCGCTTGGCGTGATCTGAAACGGGACATCGACATCAATGAAAGCACTGGCAAAACTCGAACGCGCAACAGGCCTCACGTTGACCGACGTGAAGAAGCCCGAAGTGGGCCACAACGATGTGATGATCCGCATCACGCGCACGGCGATCTGCGGCACGGACATTCATATCTGGAAGTGGGACGACTGGGCGCAGAAAACCATTCCCGTGCCGATGCACGTCGGTCATGAATACGTCGGCGAAATCGTCGAAATGGGCCAGGAAGTGCGCGGTTTTTCGATCGGCGATCGCGTGTCGGGCGAAGGGCACATCACGTGCGGCTTCTGTCGCAACTGTCGCGCGGGCCGCCGGCATTTGTGCCGCAACACGGTCGGCGTCGGCGTGAATCGCGAGGGCGCGTTTGCCGAATATCTCGTGATTCCAGCGTTCAACGCGTTCAAGATTCCGCCTGAAATCTCCGACGATCTCGCCGCGATCTTCGATCCGTTCGGCAACGCGACGCATACGGCGCTGTCGTTCAATCTCGTCGGCGAAGATGTTTTGATTACGGGCGCGGGACCGATCGGCATCATGGCCGTCGCGATCGCGAAGCACGTGGGCGCGCGAAATGTCGTGATCACCGACGTCAATGATTACCGCCTCGAACTCGCGCGCAAGATGGGCGCGACGCGCGCGGTGAACGTGTCGCGCGAATCGCTGCGCGACGTGATGAACGATCTGCATATGACGGAAGGCTTCGACGTGGGCCTCGAAATGTCGGGCGTGCCGAGCGCGTTCACGTCGATGCTCGAAGCGATGAACCACGGCGGCAAGATCGCGCTGCTCGGTATTCCGCCGGCGCAAACGGCGATCGACTGGACGCAGGTCATCTTCAAAGGCCTTGAAATCAAGGGCATTTATGGCCGCGAGATGTTCGAGACCTGGTACAAGATGGTCGCGATGCTGCAAAGCGGCTTGGATCTTTCGCCGATTCTCACGCACCGCTTTGCCGTCGACGATTTCGAAAAAGCGTTCGCCACGATGCTGTCGGGCGAAAGCGGAAAAGTGATTCTCGACTGGACCGTCTGATAGCGCCGCAACAAAAGCTTTAACCTGCAGGCGGCTTCGCTGCCTCTGTCTGAATGATGACGTGGATATCGTCGCCCACAGCGGGATACCACGTTGTCAGACCAAACTTCGATCGGCTGAACTGGCCGTCCGCTGAAAAGCCGAGTGTGTCGGCTTTCGTCAGCGGATCGCGGCCATAGCCGTTGAACGTCACATCGAGCGTGACCGGCTGCGTCACGCCGCGTATCGTCAGGTCGCCCGTCAGCTTGCCGCGCGCGTCGCCCGTGCGTTCAAAACGCGTGCTCACGAAGCGGATCTGCGGATTACGCTCTGCATCCAGCATGTCCGTGCCCTTCACCATCTTGTCGAGTTGCGGAACATTCGTGTCGATGCTCGCCGCGTCGATCGTCACCGTTACCTGGCTCTTGTCCAGCCCGCCTTCCTTCCAGTCGATTTCACCCGCCACGCGGTCGAAGCGCATCGTGAAGCGCGTGTATTTGAAGTGATCGACGTTGAATATGACGCTCGTGTGATGCGGGTCGAGCTTGTACTGACCGACGGGCACGCGCGCTTCCGTTTGCGTGACCGTGTGCGTGACGACCTGCAGCGGCGTGCATGCGCAGAGCGTCGCGGCAATCGCCACGGCAGACAAAGACACGGCACGGCGAAAAACGATGCTCATGACACTCACCTTTTAAACGATCCTCCCACACGATAATGCATCCCGCGCCAAACCGGCAGCCAATGCGAAGCGAACCCATACTTGACGAAGGAGAATGATCGTTCTACCCTTCGCACATGGCTACTCTCGACGACACACAAGACATCGCCGGTAGCGCGCGCGAGCGCCTGCTCGATGCAGCGGAAGCGCTGATTTACGCGGGCGGCATCCACGCGACGGGCGTCGATGCGATCGTCCGGCAATCGGGCACCGCGCGCAAAAGCTTCTACACGCATTTCGAATCGAAAGATGCGCTGGTCGCGGCTGCGCTGGAGCGGCGCGACGAACGCTGGATGAAATGGTTTATCGAAGGCACGCTGCGCCGTGGCAAGAGTCCGCGCACGCGTCTGCTCGCGATGTTCGACGTATTGCGCGAATGGTTCGTGTCGGAAGATTTTCACGGCTGCGCGTTTCTCAACGCCGCGGGCGAAATCGCGTCGCCTGACGATCCGATCCGCGTCGTCGCGCGCGAACACAAGGAACGGCTGCTCGAATTCGTGCGCGCGCAATGCGACGAATACGTGGCAGCGACGGGCGGCGACGCGCGGCGCTCGGCGCGGCTGTCGCGGCAATGGCTGATTCTGATCGACGGCGCGATCGGTGTCGCGCTCGTCAGCGGCGACGCCGACGCCGCACTCGACGCGCGCGCCGCTGCCGGCCCGCTGCTCGATTCCGCAAGTGCAAATTCCCGCTCGTCCAACCGGCGAGCGTCCACCTGACGCAGTTCAACGAGGAATCATCATGGCCGATATCGAAAGACGTCCACCCGTCCCGCCGTTCACGCGCGAGACGGCCATCCAGAAAGTGCGCGCCGCTGAAGATGCATGGAATACGCGCGAGCCGGAGCGCGTGTCGCTCGCGTACACGCCGGACAGCAAATGGCGCAACCGTTCGGAGTTCCCGGTGGGGCGCGCCGAGATCGTCACGTTCCTGCAGCGCAAGTGGGCGAGGGAACTGGACTATCGGCTGATCAAGGAACTGTGGGCGTTCACCGACAACCGCATCGCAGTTCGCTTCGCTTACGAGTGGCACGACGATTCGGGCAACTGGTTCCGTTCATATGGCAACGAGAACTGGGAATTCGACGAAAACGGTCTGATGGCGTATCGCCACGCAAGCATCAACGACAAGCCGATCCGCGAAGAAGAGCGTCTGTATCGCTGGCCGCTGGGCCGTCGTCCGGACGATCATCCGGGGCTGTCGGAGCTGGGGCTGTAATCCGCGGTCATAAGAACGGTGAGCGCGCGCACCGCGCGTTCACCAAGCTGCAATCGTTCGTTCGCTATCGTTGCCGTCTGCAGGCGCGTTGTCGCCCCGAGCGCACACTCCATCTCAGTGTAGGGTTTGTGGGGTACAGTGCGCGACTGGAGAGCAATTCGACATAATCGCGACATTCAGACGCCGGCACGCGACCGGTTGCGGAGAGCACATGCCGTTTGGAAAGATCAAGAACAAGATTCGTCGTGCATGCGTGGCAGGTTGTGTAGCGGGCATCGGTTTGGTGGCAGCGTCGGGCGCGCAGGCGGCCGACTGGTGCAGTGGCGGCGTCTGGGCCGATGTGATGATCGGTTCGTATCACATCGATCCGGATCCAGGCACGGACTTCGAACAGTTCAATCCCGGCCTCGGTGTCGAATGCTGGCTCAACGGGCAATGGGCATTGACGGCAGGCGGCTTCCGCAACTCGTTGCGTCGTCCGTCGTGGTACGGCGGCGGTGTGTGGGCGCCGGAGTTCGTGCACTATGGCTTTATCCGCCTCGCGGTGATCGGCGGCATTATCTCCGGCTACAACTATGGCAACTGGGGCCTCGGCCACGATCACACGATCGGACCCGTCGTCGCGCCCATCGTGATGCTCGAGTACAAACGCGTCGGCGCGAACATCATCGTCATTCCGCCTATTCCTTCCGATAATCTGCCGTTCACGCTCGGCTTTCAGGTGAAGTACAAGTTCTGAATATCGCTCACTGAACGGTCCATTTTTTGAGTTCGAACGTAAAGGGTGAGGCTTTTCGGGAGATGAGTTTACGGTGAAGTGCTGATGCGATTCACGCTTCACCTGAAACACAAAAAACCCCTAAAAACAGGCACTTTTAGCGCACGCGGCTCACGCTAACAACCGGGCGAGCAGACCGCATCGATATCAAAGGTGAGCGTTTACGGGGCATCGAATGCCAAGTCAACTGCCTCCCGAAACCTCTCACCTATACGGCGCAAGCGTGCGAACGGATCGAACACGACGATCACCGCAAGCCCGCCGACGCCGTTCATAATCGCAGGCAACGCGACCCATCGCATGCAGCGGAAGGCGTCTATGAACGATTCGAACCTGGACTGGAGCGACGTGCGGATCTTCCTCGCGATCGCCCGCTGCGGCACGCTGGGCGCGGCTGCGCGCCAGCTCGGACAGACCCAGCCGACCATGGGCCGGCGTCTGCGCGCGCTCGAGGAAGCCGTCGGTCACACGCTCTTTCAGCGCACGGCCGAAGGCTTCGTGCTGACCGACGAAGGCCACGCCGTGCTGACCTACGCCGAGCGCATGGAAGAAGAAGCGCACGCGTTCATGCGTTCGCTCGCGGGCAACGAGCAGCAGTTGACGGGCAGTTTGCGCGTGTCGTCGTCGGACTGGTACGGCATTCATGTGCTGACGCCCGTGTTCGCTGCGTTTCTCGCGCGTCATCCGCAGATGTCGATCGAGTTGATCACCGATTCGCGGCGCTACAACCTCGCGCGGCGCGAAGCTGATCTGGTGTTTCGCATCACGCCGTTCGACGAACCGGACGTCATTCAGCGCAAGCTGATGCACATGGATTACGCGCTGTACGGGCGCATCGATCTCGTTGCGCCCGTGCGCGGCGACGGCGCGGGCCAGGCGCTGATCACGATGGATAGCGCGTTCGGCGAACTGCCCGACGTCGCGTGGATCCGTCAGATGCTGCCGAACGCGCACATCGCGTACGCCAGCAACAACCGCGGCGTGCAGGCGCGCATGTGCGCGGAAGGCGGCGGTTTCGCGGTGCTGCCGTGTCCGCTCGGCGACAACACGCCGGGCTTGCGGCGCATCGATCTCGGCGAAGCGCCGCCGGGCCGCGACGTATGGCTCGGCTACCATCGCGACCTGAAACGTCTCGCGCGTTTGCGTGCGTTGCTCGATGTCGCGATCGAACGTCTCGCGAACGTGTGAGCCGATACAGCTTTATCAATCGATCTCGACGACGATCTTGCCGCGTGCGGTGTGCTCCGTGATCGCGTCGTACGCACGTTCGGCCGATGCGAGATCGAAGCGGCGCGGATCGAGATGC
This genomic interval from Paraburkholderia sabiae contains the following:
- a CDS encoding TetR/AcrR family transcriptional regulator is translated as MATLDDTQDIAGSARERLLDAAEALIYAGGIHATGVDAIVRQSGTARKSFYTHFESKDALVAAALERRDERWMKWFIEGTLRRGKSPRTRLLAMFDVLREWFVSEDFHGCAFLNAAGEIASPDDPIRVVAREHKERLLEFVRAQCDEYVAATGGDARRSARLSRQWLILIDGAIGVALVSGDADAALDARAAAGPLLDSASANSRSSNRRAST
- a CDS encoding helix-turn-helix domain-containing protein; this translates as MASSGMRKSSSGTAATAAQSVSVPPRVGEQIQRLRSERKMTLDDLSRAAGVSKSMLSEIERDKANPTIAVAWRLTNALGVSLDSLFAPQKAPDPIAVSGPHEIPTLSGHEAKYQLRVWGPIELAGKFEWYELTLQPGGALVSNAHEPGTREHLTVLNGVIDIDAAGTTKRLKAADTARYVADEPHAIRNAGKGEAKALLVVIHG
- a CDS encoding nuclear transport factor 2 family protein, which produces MADIERRPPVPPFTRETAIQKVRAAEDAWNTREPERVSLAYTPDSKWRNRSEFPVGRAEIVTFLQRKWARELDYRLIKELWAFTDNRIAVRFAYEWHDDSGNWFRSYGNENWEFDENGLMAYRHASINDKPIREEERLYRWPLGRRPDDHPGLSELGL
- a CDS encoding LysR family transcriptional regulator: MNDSNLDWSDVRIFLAIARCGTLGAAARQLGQTQPTMGRRLRALEEAVGHTLFQRTAEGFVLTDEGHAVLTYAERMEEEAHAFMRSLAGNEQQLTGSLRVSSSDWYGIHVLTPVFAAFLARHPQMSIELITDSRRYNLARREADLVFRITPFDEPDVIQRKLMHMDYALYGRIDLVAPVRGDGAGQALITMDSAFGELPDVAWIRQMLPNAHIAYASNNRGVQARMCAEGGGFAVLPCPLGDNTPGLRRIDLGEAPPGRDVWLGYHRDLKRLARLRALLDVAIERLANV
- a CDS encoding YceI family protein — its product is MSIVFRRAVSLSAVAIAATLCACTPLQVVTHTVTQTEARVPVGQYKLDPHHTSVIFNVDHFKYTRFTMRFDRVAGEIDWKEGGLDKSQVTVTIDAASIDTNVPQLDKMVKGTDMLDAERNPQIRFVSTRFERTGDARGKLTGDLTIRGVTQPVTLDVTFNGYGRDPLTKADTLGFSADGQFSRSKFGLTTWYPAVGDDIHVIIQTEAAKPPAG
- the tdh gene encoding L-threonine 3-dehydrogenase, whose translation is MKALAKLERATGLTLTDVKKPEVGHNDVMIRITRTAICGTDIHIWKWDDWAQKTIPVPMHVGHEYVGEIVEMGQEVRGFSIGDRVSGEGHITCGFCRNCRAGRRHLCRNTVGVGVNREGAFAEYLVIPAFNAFKIPPEISDDLAAIFDPFGNATHTALSFNLVGEDVLITGAGPIGIMAVAIAKHVGARNVVITDVNDYRLELARKMGATRAVNVSRESLRDVMNDLHMTEGFDVGLEMSGVPSAFTSMLEAMNHGGKIALLGIPPAQTAIDWTQVIFKGLEIKGIYGREMFETWYKMVAMLQSGLDLSPILTHRFAVDDFEKAFATMLSGESGKVILDWTV
- a CDS encoding glycine C-acetyltransferase; the encoded protein is MRDPFLAHLRSTLDQIRADGFHKTERVIASQQSSDIQLESGADVLNFCANNYLGLANDARLIASAKDGLDKDGFGMASVRFICGTQTVHKELERALSAFLKTDDCILYSSCFDANGGLFETLLDDNDAIISDELNHASIIDGVRLSKAKRYRYKNNDLGDLEAKLREADAAGARFKLIATDGVFSMDGIIADLAGICDLADRYGALVMVDDSHAVGFIGEHGRGTPEHCGVLDRVDIITGTLGKALGGASGGYVAARQEIVDLLRQRSRPYLFSNTLTPSIAAASLTVLELLASDEGKQLRECVRANGAHFRQAMSAHGFTLVPGEHPIIPVMLGDAQLASNMADALLKEGVYVIGFSYPVVPKGRARIRTQMSAAHTAEQIDRAVDAFARVGRSLGVI